A region from the uncultured Macellibacteroides sp. genome encodes:
- a CDS encoding UvrD-helicase domain-containing protein, which produces MLTVYRASAGAGKTHKLTGEYLKLLFASPGAYRHILAVTFTNKATDEMKSRIVEELFILSSGRKSDYVSSLSDQFKLDEAQVRARAKRILIAILHDYSAFNISTIDRFFQQTMRAFTREIGLQGGYGIEMDQELVLTEAIDNLLSGLEKPESKELLGWLLRFAADKVEAGGEWNLRRDIAALSREVFKESYKAFSADVAKDIEDKTALESYKNQLFAIIRSVESEARDLGREGMAVLDQYALQTSDFKGGSRSPLNFFTKLIDGEMKEPSNTFVGLADNLEGCFTAKTDNGLRQVIGCAFDDGLNDCIKKIATLFANLTDYNTAKEIVRYYYTLGILNDIAAQIATYRQEKNVMLIADTTELLSKVIGGSEAPFIYEKTGTQVDHYMIDEFQDTSGMQWGNFLPLLEESLSHGRDNLIVGDVKQSIYRFRNSDWKLLDEQIKYDFAPEQLHEETLTENWRSCRHIVAFNNSLFTVAPALLQDMYNEGLSASSLSKGQKDRYCTKMMSAYDKSFQQVPPPFRNKEGHVRVEFISQEDQDWKEESVNKLPSVLEQLQDNGYNLKEIAILVRTNREGAMVADSLLAYKEEHPSEKYKYDIISDEALFISSSPAVRFLISMLRYLRNPGDRTNYTLALYAYTLAIPDAGETDGIRNFIPLKEFPAEVAQALRTLGNQSLYEITESLFRLFNDRFPDNEQVFVQAFMDMVSEFTQRESVDISRFLKWWDDTGSNKTIATPDAQNAIRILTIHKSKGLGFKVVIIPFGDWEIDHKPSKQPVLWCHPAKAPFNQLHLVPVRYGAVLGNTIFATDYFNEKLHAFIDNLNTLYVAFTRAKEELIVFSPRPKKPEKISSMSDLLWNGLSDAGYATTREGEPLEPLAPSFDPEAGVFELGTWWHPEAKAAGSSVVDEIPMHRISSVSPNERLQLRLHGKGFFFDNKERKHGSLMHELLSRIQTKADIASSVESYRVLGVINKQEAESLCGRLEELLQDSSVAGWYDGTARILNEVDILYGKGLSKRPDRVMIFEDRVVIVDYKFGKHEDRKYVSQIKEYVTLVRQMGYPHVSGNIWYVELAKIEAVNG; this is translated from the coding sequence ATGCTGACGGTATACAGAGCTTCTGCTGGCGCGGGAAAAACACATAAGCTTACGGGAGAGTATCTTAAACTTCTGTTTGCTTCGCCAGGTGCGTACCGCCATATTTTGGCTGTAACTTTTACCAACAAGGCTACCGATGAGATGAAAAGTCGGATTGTGGAAGAACTTTTTATCCTGTCGTCCGGGCGTAAATCCGATTACGTTTCTTCGCTTTCTGATCAGTTTAAACTGGATGAGGCACAGGTTCGTGCTCGGGCCAAACGGATTCTGATTGCTATTCTGCACGATTATTCCGCTTTCAATATAAGCACAATAGATCGCTTCTTTCAGCAAACCATGAGGGCTTTTACCCGCGAGATTGGTCTGCAGGGCGGTTATGGAATTGAAATGGATCAGGAACTGGTGCTTACCGAGGCGATTGATAACCTGCTAAGTGGTCTGGAGAAGCCCGAAAGCAAAGAGCTGTTGGGCTGGTTGCTCCGTTTTGCCGCCGATAAGGTGGAAGCCGGTGGCGAGTGGAATCTGCGGAGGGACATTGCTGCTCTTTCACGCGAAGTATTTAAAGAGAGCTACAAAGCTTTTAGTGCCGATGTAGCCAAAGATATTGAAGATAAAACAGCGTTGGAGTCTTATAAGAACCAGCTGTTTGCCATTATTCGTTCGGTAGAGTCGGAAGCCCGGGATTTAGGTAGAGAAGGGATGGCGGTGCTTGACCAGTACGCGTTGCAAACGTCCGACTTTAAAGGGGGCAGCCGCTCGCCGCTTAATTTCTTTACAAAACTGATCGATGGGGAGATGAAGGAACCCAGCAATACGTTTGTTGGACTGGCCGATAATCTTGAGGGTTGCTTTACGGCTAAAACGGACAATGGATTAAGACAAGTTATCGGTTGTGCTTTTGACGACGGATTAAATGATTGTATCAAGAAGATTGCCACGTTATTTGCCAATCTTACTGACTATAACACGGCCAAAGAGATTGTCCGCTACTATTATACATTAGGAATTCTGAACGATATTGCAGCACAGATTGCCACATACCGTCAGGAAAAAAATGTAATGCTGATTGCAGATACTACCGAGTTGCTGTCGAAAGTTATCGGCGGAAGTGAGGCTCCCTTTATCTATGAGAAAACAGGAACGCAGGTAGATCACTATATGATTGATGAGTTTCAGGATACTTCGGGTATGCAATGGGGAAACTTCCTCCCGCTGCTGGAAGAAAGTCTGTCGCACGGCAGAGATAACCTGATTGTAGGAGATGTGAAGCAAAGCATTTACCGTTTCCGGAATTCTGACTGGAAGTTACTGGACGAACAGATTAAATACGATTTTGCTCCCGAACAGCTTCACGAAGAGACATTGACAGAGAACTGGCGGAGTTGCCGTCATATCGTTGCCTTCAATAACTCGCTGTTTACGGTTGCTCCTGCTCTTTTGCAGGACATGTATAACGAGGGGCTCTCTGCCTCGTCCTTATCAAAAGGGCAGAAGGACCGGTATTGTACTAAAATGATGTCGGCATACGATAAATCTTTTCAACAGGTTCCACCTCCTTTCCGGAACAAAGAAGGGCATGTACGCGTAGAGTTCATTTCGCAGGAAGACCAGGATTGGAAAGAGGAGTCCGTAAACAAACTCCCTTCTGTGCTCGAACAGTTACAGGATAATGGGTATAACTTAAAAGAAATAGCCATTTTGGTTCGTACCAACAGAGAAGGGGCTATGGTTGCTGATTCTTTGCTCGCTTACAAGGAAGAACACCCTTCGGAAAAGTACAAATACGATATTATTTCGGATGAAGCACTGTTTATAAGCAGTTCGCCTGCAGTTCGTTTTCTGATTTCTATGCTACGCTATCTTCGTAATCCCGGCGACCGTACCAACTATACGCTGGCTCTTTATGCGTATACGCTGGCCATACCCGATGCGGGCGAAACGGATGGGATACGCAATTTTATTCCTTTGAAGGAATTCCCTGCCGAAGTGGCTCAGGCATTACGTACACTGGGAAATCAGTCTCTTTACGAAATTACGGAGAGTCTGTTCCGCTTGTTTAATGACCGGTTTCCCGATAATGAACAGGTGTTTGTTCAGGCTTTTATGGATATGGTGTCCGAGTTCACCCAAAGGGAAAGTGTTGATATATCGCGTTTCCTTAAATGGTGGGATGATACGGGAAGCAATAAAACCATTGCTACGCCTGATGCGCAGAATGCCATACGGATTCTTACTATCCATAAATCAAAAGGTCTTGGATTTAAGGTGGTTATTATCCCGTTCGGTGATTGGGAAATAGATCATAAGCCCAGCAAACAACCTGTTTTATGGTGTCATCCGGCGAAGGCTCCTTTTAATCAGCTGCATCTGGTTCCGGTACGCTACGGAGCGGTGTTGGGTAATACTATCTTTGCCACCGATTACTTTAATGAAAAGCTTCATGCGTTTATTGATAATCTGAATACCCTTTATGTGGCGTTTACACGTGCGAAAGAAGAGCTGATTGTATTCTCTCCACGGCCTAAAAAACCTGAAAAGATAAGTTCCATGTCCGATTTGTTGTGGAATGGTTTGTCTGATGCTGGTTATGCAACTACCCGTGAAGGTGAACCGCTGGAACCTTTGGCTCCCTCTTTTGATCCTGAAGCAGGTGTTTTTGAATTGGGAACATGGTGGCATCCGGAAGCGAAGGCCGCTGGTTCATCCGTTGTAGATGAAATACCAATGCACCGGATCTCTTCGGTTTCGCCCAACGAAAGATTGCAGCTAAGACTTCATGGTAAAGGCTTCTTTTTCGACAACAAAGAGCGTAAACATGGATCGCTGATGCATGAGCTGTTGAGTCGCATTCAGACTAAAGCGGATATTGCTTCGTCTGTTGAGTCGTACCGCGTGTTGGGAGTGATAAACAAACAGGAAGCCGAATCGTTGTGCGGCCGGTTGGAGGAGCTTCTGCAGGATTCATCGGTTGCCGGTTGGTACGATGGAACAGCCCGTATATTGAATGAGGTAGATATCCTTTATGGCAAAGGCTTGTCTAAGCGTCCCGATCGTGTTATGATTTTCGAAGACAGGGTGGTAATTGTGGATTATAAATTTGGAAAACATGAAGATAGAAAATATGTTTCTCAAATAAAAGAATACGTCACATTGGTACGTCAAATGGGGTATCCGCATGTGTCAGGAAACATTTGGTATGTGGAATTAGCTAAAATAGAAGCTGTGAATGGCTGA
- a CDS encoding translation initiation factor yields the protein MATKDNNWKDRLGMMYSTNPDFKYDTGDAEEEETLPKEKQLLRISLDKKNRGGKAVTLITGFRGTTDDLTTLGKCLKVKCGVGGSAKDGEIIVQGDLRPKVLEILQKEGYTKSRII from the coding sequence ATGGCTACGAAAGATAACAACTGGAAAGACAGGTTGGGTATGATGTACTCTACCAACCCCGATTTTAAATATGATACGGGTGATGCGGAAGAAGAGGAAACTCTTCCGAAAGAGAAACAACTGCTGCGGATTTCGCTTGATAAGAAAAACCGTGGAGGTAAGGCTGTTACTTTGATTACCGGATTTAGAGGGACTACCGACGATCTTACCACTTTGGGTAAATGCCTGAAGGTGAAATGTGGCGTAGGCGGTTCAGCTAAAGACGGAGAAATTATCGTTCAGGGAGATCTGCGTCCCAAAGTGCTCGAAATATTGCAAAAAGAAGGCTATACTAAAAGCCGGATAATTTAA
- the ispF gene encoding 2-C-methyl-D-erythritol 2,4-cyclodiphosphate synthase has translation MKIRVGFGYDVHALVSDRDLWLGGIKIEHTLGLLGHSDADVLIHAICDALLGAANMRDIGYHFPDTAGEYKNIDSKILLRDTMKLLRDKGYELGNIDATVCAERPKLKTHIPVMQQTLAEVMGVDADDISIKATTSEKLGFTGREEGISAYATVLITKN, from the coding sequence ATGAAAATTCGTGTTGGTTTCGGGTATGATGTACATGCCCTTGTATCGGATCGTGACTTATGGTTGGGTGGTATTAAAATAGAACATACACTGGGGCTTTTGGGCCATTCGGATGCTGATGTTCTGATTCATGCTATTTGCGATGCCTTGCTGGGTGCCGCCAATATGAGGGATATCGGCTATCATTTTCCGGATACGGCTGGCGAATATAAAAATATAGACAGTAAAATACTCCTTAGGGATACCATGAAGCTTTTGCGGGACAAAGGGTATGAACTGGGAAACATTGACGCTACAGTTTGCGCCGAACGCCCTAAGCTTAAAACCCATATTCCTGTGATGCAGCAAACGCTGGCAGAGGTAATGGGCGTGGATGCCGATGATATTTCAATCAAGGCTACTACCTCCGAAAAACTAGGTTTTACCGGAAGAGAAGAGGGAATTTCTGCCTATGCAACCGTTCTGATAACGAAAAACTGA
- the porV gene encoding type IX secretion system outer membrane channel protein PorV: MTHPIKSILSVLVLSLFTFVSVTGQKNTFNPINTAVPALSIAPDARGGGMGDIGAATTPDVHSQYWNPAKYAFHYSKAGVSLSYTPWLRKIVNDVALAYISGFYKLGDSDQQAIGTSLRYFSLGEIAMTEYGGAVYNQVTPYEMAFDMSYSRKLSENYSMAVALRYIRSDMGAGADEDLQAGNAFSADVAGYLNKYVVLGNSECLWALGFNVSNIGTKISYDGGTTNQFLPTNLKIGTSLLYPLDDYNTISFNLDLNKYLVPTLPVYTGSTTEEQAVYQKELDDYNSLSPISGIFKSFGDAPGGFSEELKEVMVSLGTEYSYNEQFFVRGGYYYENVNKGNRQYFSMGAGFKMSVFQLDAAYLISTVQSNPLDQTLRFSLSFDMDGLRSLVK, from the coding sequence ATGACTCATCCAATAAAAAGCATTCTATCTGTTCTTGTCCTGTCTCTCTTTACTTTTGTTTCCGTAACAGGACAGAAGAATACCTTCAATCCAATTAATACGGCGGTGCCGGCTTTGTCAATTGCTCCCGATGCCCGTGGTGGTGGTATGGGTGATATTGGTGCGGCTACTACGCCGGATGTTCATTCGCAGTATTGGAATCCGGCCAAGTACGCTTTCCATTACAGCAAGGCGGGTGTATCCCTGTCTTATACCCCCTGGTTACGAAAAATAGTAAATGATGTGGCACTTGCTTACATTTCCGGGTTTTATAAACTGGGAGATAGCGATCAGCAGGCAATAGGTACTTCTTTACGGTATTTCTCATTGGGAGAGATTGCGATGACAGAATACGGAGGTGCAGTTTACAACCAGGTTACTCCTTATGAAATGGCCTTCGATATGAGCTATTCGCGCAAGTTGTCCGAAAACTACTCCATGGCTGTTGCCTTGAGGTATATCCGCTCGGATATGGGTGCCGGAGCTGATGAAGATTTACAGGCGGGGAATGCTTTTTCGGCAGACGTAGCAGGGTATTTAAATAAATATGTGGTTCTGGGAAACAGCGAATGCCTTTGGGCTCTTGGTTTTAATGTATCTAACATCGGAACAAAAATATCGTACGATGGAGGAACTACCAATCAGTTTCTTCCCACAAACCTGAAGATTGGTACATCGCTGCTTTATCCGTTGGACGATTATAATACCATTTCCTTTAACCTAGACCTTAATAAGTACCTGGTACCTACCTTGCCTGTTTATACAGGTTCTACTACGGAAGAACAGGCTGTTTATCAAAAGGAGTTGGATGATTACAACTCGTTGTCTCCCATTTCCGGTATTTTTAAATCTTTTGGGGATGCTCCCGGTGGATTTAGTGAAGAGCTTAAGGAAGTGATGGTGTCTCTTGGAACAGAATATAGCTACAATGAACAGTTCTTTGTTCGCGGTGGTTATTACTATGAAAACGTTAACAAGGGAAACCGTCAGTACTTTTCAATGGGTGCAGGTTTTAAGATGAGTGTATTTCAGCTTGATGCTGCTTATCTGATCAGTACGGTACAAAGCAATCCTCTTGATCAGACGTTGCGTTTTTCTCTTTCCTTCGACATGGACGGATTGAGAAGTCTAGTAAAATAA
- the porU gene encoding type IX secretion system sortase PorU, which produces MIKPVLSFLITICFLLVPFGAGAVNYASSSVLSQGRWVKIRVAETGVYRLSFTDLKKMGFTDPSAVSVYGYGGNPLEEDFTKPYSDDVPQTAVYKGTDYILFYGRGPVKWRYNTSSAAFVHENNPYSLYGYYFLTDGAPVKTITKEPVANGASLVVTTFDDYQVHEKDQVSVNKSGRELFGESFSLNTGQLFPFSVPGITNDAGKIAFRFIAKPTTGPATVFLTEGTTMLISASIPRSSSDDSYIKALELSRTSDWLGTKSETPQIGITYSRNTNDLAHLDYIRLQYKRTLKLYGPVTFFRSIASLGNVTRFVLQGASASVKIWDVTNPSSPVDMETTLSGTECSFTIPSGNVLREFAAIDLSQTFPTPESVGVVANQNLHALEQTDMVILSHPAFVSEAERLAEAHRTKSGLKVTVVTPEAVYNEFSSGTPDATAYRRFMKMFYDRASSDADAPKYLLLFGDGAYDNRMITNDWNKLTSLNLLLTYQSQESLNMYTYVTDDYFGFLDDSEGSSLSSDKLDIGIGRFPVRTVAEAATAVNKSIAYMENKTAGAWKNNISFVADDGDTNLHMNQANQLAESIETNHPEFLVNKIYFDAYKKDYSGGKVGYPDVTTKIQKELKNGQMVINYTGHGSTSYWGAEGVLSQNEIKQFTYPYLPLWITATCDFARFDAVNTSAGEDVFLNTTSGGIALFTTTRVVDANPNFKINKELINNLFVKKNGKRLTLGDIMRETKVSLGTDLNKLNFTLIGDPALILSYPEQEMKITEVNGEPVGSEPILLKALDKVTIKGEVLTTGGSKATDFSGILAPTLLDSKQTLTTLDNDNSGYPFSYTAYPNVLYSGKDSVRQGEFTFSFTVPKDISYSNDFGKLSLYAGNSVSGQEAQGAFLNFKVGGTSDTAEKDTLGPEITALYLNDSTFTDGGKVNTTPLFVADLRDQSGVNISGSSIGHDVMLIIDGLISKSYTLNAYYGSIPGTSGEGRVVYSLPALEPGIHTAEFIVWDVQNNSTSYPFTFEVVAGLKPGIYNLTAGPVPARSEVTFFISHNRPETVLDVQFFVYNMIGQLLWSHKESGSSDLFRQYSVTWNLNGSNGVRLKPGVYLYRAALRTDSSREATETKKLIILAQ; this is translated from the coding sequence ATGATAAAGCCTGTTTTGTCTTTTCTTATTACTATCTGCTTCCTGCTTGTTCCTTTCGGAGCCGGTGCGGTGAATTATGCTTCCTCTTCGGTTCTTTCTCAAGGCCGTTGGGTAAAGATACGGGTGGCAGAAACAGGTGTCTACAGGCTGTCCTTTACCGATCTTAAGAAAATGGGATTTACAGATCCTTCCGCTGTTTCCGTTTATGGCTATGGCGGAAATCCTTTGGAAGAGGACTTTACAAAACCCTATTCCGATGATGTACCCCAAACAGCCGTTTATAAAGGAACCGACTATATCCTGTTTTATGGACGCGGACCTGTTAAATGGAGGTATAATACTTCTTCGGCCGCTTTCGTTCACGAAAACAATCCCTATTCTTTGTATGGATACTACTTTCTTACGGATGGAGCGCCTGTAAAGACCATAACTAAAGAACCGGTCGCAAACGGTGCTTCTTTAGTTGTTACAACGTTCGACGACTACCAGGTGCACGAAAAAGATCAGGTATCAGTAAATAAATCAGGGAGGGAACTCTTCGGCGAGTCCTTTTCTCTTAATACAGGTCAGCTTTTTCCGTTCTCTGTGCCCGGAATTACCAACGATGCCGGAAAGATAGCTTTCCGCTTTATTGCCAAACCAACTACAGGTCCGGCAACAGTTTTCCTGACTGAAGGGACTACCATGCTGATTAGTGCTTCTATTCCGCGAAGCAGCAGCGACGATTCCTATATAAAGGCATTGGAACTTTCAAGAACTTCCGACTGGCTTGGAACTAAATCAGAAACTCCTCAAATAGGGATTACCTACAGCAGAAACACAAACGACCTGGCTCATCTTGATTATATTCGTTTACAATATAAGCGAACACTAAAGCTTTACGGACCTGTAACTTTTTTCAGAAGTATTGCTTCTCTTGGTAACGTAACCCGGTTTGTACTTCAGGGGGCTTCGGCGTCCGTTAAAATATGGGATGTAACCAATCCTTCCTCTCCGGTTGATATGGAAACTACCTTGTCGGGAACGGAATGCTCCTTTACGATTCCTTCCGGAAATGTGTTGCGTGAGTTTGCGGCAATCGATTTATCGCAGACCTTCCCAACACCCGAGTCTGTTGGTGTTGTAGCCAATCAGAACCTGCATGCCCTGGAACAAACAGATATGGTTATACTTTCGCATCCGGCATTTGTTTCGGAAGCAGAACGTCTGGCAGAAGCACATCGTACAAAATCCGGACTAAAGGTTACGGTAGTTACTCCCGAAGCCGTATACAACGAGTTTTCAAGCGGAACGCCCGATGCAACGGCTTACCGCAGGTTTATGAAAATGTTTTACGACCGGGCTTCATCGGATGCCGATGCGCCCAAATACCTTTTGCTTTTTGGCGACGGTGCTTACGATAACCGGATGATCACCAACGACTGGAACAAACTTACCAGTCTGAATCTGCTGCTTACCTATCAGTCGCAGGAGTCGCTTAATATGTATACGTATGTTACGGACGACTATTTTGGCTTTCTGGACGATTCGGAAGGGTCTTCCCTATCTTCTGATAAACTGGATATCGGCATAGGGCGTTTCCCTGTAAGAACAGTTGCTGAGGCAGCAACTGCCGTAAATAAGAGCATCGCGTACATGGAGAATAAAACGGCCGGAGCATGGAAGAATAACATCAGCTTTGTGGCGGACGACGGAGATACGAACCTGCATATGAATCAGGCCAACCAGCTTGCAGAGTCTATAGAAACGAATCACCCCGAGTTTCTTGTAAATAAGATATACTTTGATGCTTACAAAAAAGATTATTCAGGGGGAAAGGTCGGTTATCCGGATGTGACTACGAAAATTCAGAAAGAGCTTAAGAACGGACAGATGGTGATAAACTATACCGGTCATGGCAGTACGTCTTACTGGGGAGCCGAGGGTGTTCTTTCTCAAAATGAAATAAAGCAGTTTACCTATCCTTATCTTCCTTTGTGGATAACAGCAACCTGCGACTTTGCCCGGTTCGATGCCGTAAATACATCGGCAGGCGAGGATGTATTTCTTAACACCACTAGTGGGGGTATTGCTTTGTTTACGACAACCCGTGTAGTGGATGCTAATCCCAATTTCAAAATAAACAAGGAGCTGATCAATAACCTCTTCGTAAAAAAGAATGGAAAAAGACTAACACTCGGCGATATTATGCGCGAGACGAAAGTGAGTCTGGGCACCGATTTAAATAAACTGAATTTCACCTTGATTGGCGATCCTGCACTTATCCTCTCTTATCCTGAACAGGAGATGAAGATAACTGAAGTGAACGGCGAGCCTGTTGGAAGTGAGCCTATCCTTTTAAAAGCACTGGATAAGGTAACCATCAAAGGGGAGGTTCTTACAACCGGAGGCTCTAAAGCAACCGACTTTTCCGGAATACTTGCTCCTACGTTACTGGATAGCAAGCAGACGCTAACAACGCTGGATAATGATAATTCAGGGTACCCCTTTTCGTATACCGCTTATCCCAATGTGCTTTATTCAGGGAAGGATTCCGTAAGGCAGGGCGAATTCACCTTTTCGTTTACTGTACCTAAAGATATTTCTTATTCCAACGATTTTGGAAAATTAAGTCTGTATGCAGGCAATTCTGTATCCGGTCAGGAAGCGCAGGGGGCTTTCCTTAATTTTAAGGTAGGGGGAACCTCCGATACGGCAGAAAAAGATACGCTGGGTCCCGAAATTACGGCCCTGTATCTGAATGACTCAACTTTCACAGATGGAGGAAAAGTAAATACAACCCCTCTCTTTGTGGCCGATTTGCGCGATCAGAGCGGAGTAAATATCAGCGGTAGCAGTATTGGGCACGATGTCATGCTTATTATAGATGGACTGATTTCCAAAAGCTATACGCTGAATGCTTATTACGGATCCATCCCCGGAACATCGGGCGAAGGAAGGGTTGTTTATTCGCTGCCGGCATTAGAGCCCGGCATTCATACAGCCGAGTTTATAGTTTGGGATGTTCAGAACAATTCCACCTCCTATCCGTTTACATTCGAAGTTGTTGCCGGGTTAAAGCCCGGGATTTATAACCTTACAGCTGGTCCGGTTCCGGCCCGAAGCGAGGTTACTTTCTTTATATCTCACAACCGTCCGGAAACGGTACTTGATGTGCAGTTCTTCGTCTACAATATGATTGGTCAGCTACTCTGGTCTCACAAAGAGAGCGGCTCGTCCGACCTGTTCAGACAATATTCCGTAACCTGGAATCTAAACGGGAGCAACGGCGTACGTCTTAAACCAGGCGTGTATCTTTACCGGGCGGCTCTCCGTACTGATTCATCAAGAGAGGCAACCGAAACAAAAAAATTAATTATACTGGCACAATAA
- a CDS encoding fumarylacetoacetate hydrolase family protein has protein sequence MKVIAVGMNYAAHNKELNNTLELSEPTIFMKSDSSLLKDGKPFFIPDFSKEVHYETEIVVKIDRLGKNIGERFAHRYYNEVTVGIDFTARDLQRKLRSQGLPWEISKAFDNSAVVGSFLPLSHLGDIGKLSFHLDINGKKVQEGYTGDMLFTVDRIVAYVSQFFTLKIGDLIFTGTPVGVGPVSIDDHLQGYIGEHKLLDFFVR, from the coding sequence ATGAAGGTTATCGCTGTTGGAATGAATTACGCGGCTCACAATAAAGAGCTGAATAATACGTTAGAATTATCGGAACCAACGATCTTTATGAAATCGGATTCCTCTTTGCTGAAAGATGGAAAGCCATTTTTTATTCCAGACTTTTCAAAAGAGGTTCATTACGAAACGGAGATTGTGGTCAAGATCGATCGTTTAGGAAAAAATATAGGCGAACGTTTTGCCCACCGTTACTATAATGAAGTAACTGTAGGAATTGATTTTACAGCCAGAGACCTGCAACGTAAACTTCGTTCGCAGGGATTACCCTGGGAAATCAGCAAGGCATTCGATAATTCGGCAGTGGTAGGTTCTTTTTTGCCGCTTAGTCATCTTGGAGATATAGGTAAGCTATCTTTTCATCTTGACATTAACGGTAAAAAAGTGCAGGAAGGGTATACCGGCGATATGCTCTTTACCGTTGACAGGATTGTTGCTTACGTAAGCCAGTTTTTTACGCTTAAGATTGGCGATCTGATTTTTACCGGTACTCCGGTGGGCGTTGGTCCTGTTAGTATTGATGATCACCTTCAAGGATATATTGGCGAACATAAACTGCTGGATTTCTTTGTTAGGTAA
- a CDS encoding redox-sensing transcriptional repressor Rex codes for MANDELKLNWKVPEPTLRRLPWYLAFVKLLKQRGEMSVSSTQIAKEINVDPSQVAKDLSFVNISGKTRVGYEIDTLIDVLEDFLGFNSQHKAFLFGVGSLGAALLQDTGLSQYGLEIVAGFDVRKELSGTNINGIPVYHMSEFPDKQKQYGATIGIITVPVDKAQEVTDYIITEGIKALWNFTPFRIRVPEHIVVQNTSLYAHLALMFNRMKP; via the coding sequence ATGGCTAACGATGAATTAAAACTAAACTGGAAGGTACCTGAACCTACCCTTAGAAGGCTTCCGTGGTATCTGGCCTTTGTAAAGTTGTTAAAACAAAGAGGTGAGATGTCGGTTTCGTCTACACAGATAGCAAAAGAAATAAATGTCGATCCAAGCCAGGTGGCTAAAGACCTCTCATTTGTCAATATTTCAGGTAAAACCAGGGTCGGGTACGAGATAGATACTTTAATCGATGTGCTCGAAGATTTTTTGGGATTTAACAGTCAGCACAAAGCTTTTCTTTTTGGTGTGGGTAGTCTGGGAGCAGCCTTGCTGCAGGATACCGGTCTTAGCCAGTACGGCTTGGAAATAGTTGCCGGATTTGATGTGCGTAAAGAACTTTCGGGAACCAACATAAATGGAATTCCGGTTTATCACATGAGTGAATTCCCTGACAAGCAGAAACAATACGGAGCAACGATTGGTATAATTACAGTACCGGTTGATAAAGCACAAGAAGTAACCGATTATATTATTACCGAAGGTATTAAAGCCTTGTGGAACTTTACCCCGTTCCGTATTCGTGTACCCGAACATATTGTAGTACAAAACACGTCTTTGTATGCTCACCTTGCTTTGATGTTCAATAGAATGAAACCCTAA